The Nostoc sp. UHCC 0302 genome includes a window with the following:
- a CDS encoding DUF488 family protein produces the protein MTVYTSYYRGEIRGEGISISLYPPKNWKGKHLPLFAPTPELLKWWKSSAQDAEAELEYERQFLLVLQERQQLIDLWVRKQQQSSADITLCCFEKTGDFCHRHIVGREVVQRSLPQMWGGEVSQAVKDTNLIRTLETVAGLNKGNGLTDTHTPHKTQSKQYYNFVPESNTNKGAASQTLLLPKEQPTETLGTANDSILAPVKSTTEHLTIPELLGGVKSYDYLPPGWKNVEVIADVAIGTQVQVYNLVSRQWQLGVVTDYWEPGSFLVVRCGRRVQKVFSGEGVAVFGSVEKTVTKSTVQ, from the coding sequence ATGACAGTCTACACATCATATTACCGTGGTGAAATTCGAGGTGAGGGCATCTCCATCTCCCTGTACCCTCCCAAAAATTGGAAAGGCAAACACCTTCCACTGTTCGCCCCAACTCCAGAACTCCTGAAATGGTGGAAGTCTTCAGCCCAGGATGCTGAAGCTGAACTTGAATACGAGCGTCAGTTTCTGCTCGTTCTTCAGGAGCGGCAACAGTTGATTGACCTTTGGGTTCGGAAACAGCAGCAGTCCAGCGCAGATATTACACTGTGTTGTTTCGAGAAGACCGGAGATTTTTGCCATAGGCATATCGTTGGGCGGGAAGTTGTGCAGCGATCGCTTCCTCAAATGTGGGGTGGGGAAGTTAGTCAGGCGGTAAAGGATACGAACTTAATTCGCACCCTTGAAACTGTTGCCGGATTAAATAAGGGTAACGGGTTAACCGATACCCACACTCCTCACAAAACACAAAGTAAACAATATTACAACTTTGTTCCTGAGTCAAACACTAATAAAGGTGCAGCCAGCCAAACCCTACTTCTTCCAAAAGAACAGCCTACCGAAACCTTGGGTACTGCCAATGACAGTATCCTTGCCCCAGTCAAATCTACTACCGAACACTTAACTATTCCTGAACTGCTTGGTGGGGTTAAGAGCTACGACTACCTTCCTCCCGGCTGGAAAAATGTAGAGGTCATTGCAGATGTGGCAATTGGAACACAGGTGCAAGTCTACAATCTCGTCTCCCGGCAGTGGCAACTGGGAGTGGTGACGGACTATTGGGAACCAGGGAGCTTTCTGGTGGTGCGCTGTGGCAGGCGGGTGCAGAAGGTGTTCAGTGGGGAGGGGGTGGCGGTGTTTGGTAGCGTAGAGAAGACTGTAACCAAGTCTACTGTGCAGTAG
- a CDS encoding DUF1392 family protein, translating into MTNLVHDLEQCWYISPPWGQRIPPLLVSLLERVYVKRVKAFGYCCGVEWSPQGWKYEISTGNDNINVWGNELIGTGNLQPVTKEKPVFRLGELVEFRFHGDGPPIRIVQGIQLINSSWFYSIEWMSPGISEKGDEVFTSRDSIARVTDYDLEKVRL; encoded by the coding sequence ATGACTAATCTTGTCCACGACTTAGAACAATGCTGGTACATCTCCCCACCCTGGGGTCAACGAATCCCGCCGTTGCTAGTCAGTTTGCTTGAGCGCGTGTACGTCAAAAGAGTCAAAGCGTTCGGTTACTGCTGCGGTGTGGAGTGGTCGCCACAGGGTTGGAAATACGAAATATCTACTGGTAATGACAACATTAATGTTTGGGGTAACGAACTCATCGGTACAGGAAATTTGCAACCGGTTACTAAAGAAAAACCTGTGTTTCGCTTGGGTGAGTTGGTCGAGTTTCGATTTCATGGTGATGGGCCACCGATTCGGATTGTCCAGGGCATTCAACTGATTAACAGTTCTTGGTTTTACAGTATCGAATGGATGTCCCCTGGCATATCGGAAAAAGGCGACGAGGTTTTCACCTCCAGAGATTCTATTGCGCGGGTGACTGACTACGACTTGGAGAAGGTGCGATTATGA
- a CDS encoding DNA cytosine methyltransferase translates to MIRTLQLDGATREDIIAFIKKAKSKKTSPKILDVCKNFDNTNEKPTLPDDAPIAVILFAGGGGIEAGMVEAGIRPVIAVEFDPTKPELSRAIAKTHHRNFSEYGCRIIQLTVQEVARLGFIGFPRRPDYLHASPVCANFSQAHTAKAGKGIETVDDLTAALAVAEAIRQLQPGVFTLENVPRYQNSQSFSIILSALAKEGYSVDYSVVNMDKSGLPQARRRLVLIASSGFRVALPSTSKPIGWYDAIAHLIPTMTDSQLLPKQQQAVGQFLATGVPTPLLIERVGGRKDVKYKPAHLPCNTILRSHFTDHKGCNRNKFANIWLPDGEVKSLSIQGAAKLQGFPDWYEFPREAATAGSIIGYSVPPSFASQLFASVQSKLLGVTV, encoded by the coding sequence ATGATTCGGACACTGCAACTTGATGGGGCAACCAGGGAAGATATAATCGCTTTTATCAAAAAAGCGAAATCCAAAAAGACATCACCAAAAATTTTAGATGTCTGCAAAAATTTTGATAACACAAATGAAAAACCAACGCTTCCAGATGATGCCCCGATCGCCGTAATACTTTTCGCAGGTGGCGGCGGCATAGAAGCGGGTATGGTCGAAGCCGGAATTCGTCCAGTCATCGCAGTGGAGTTCGACCCGACTAAACCAGAACTGAGCCGGGCGATCGCCAAAACCCATCATCGTAACTTCAGCGAGTATGGCTGTAGAATAATCCAGCTAACAGTTCAAGAAGTAGCGCGGTTAGGATTCATAGGGTTTCCCCGCCGCCCCGATTACCTCCATGCCTCGCCGGTGTGCGCCAACTTCAGCCAAGCCCACACAGCCAAAGCAGGCAAGGGCATTGAAACGGTTGATGATCTGACAGCTGCATTAGCTGTAGCAGAAGCTATCCGACAGTTGCAGCCAGGGGTGTTCACTCTCGAAAACGTTCCGCGCTATCAGAATAGCCAGAGTTTCAGTATCATTCTGTCAGCTTTGGCAAAAGAGGGGTACTCGGTTGATTACAGCGTGGTCAACATGGATAAATCCGGGCTACCCCAAGCGCGGCGGCGGTTAGTTCTGATTGCAAGTAGTGGGTTTCGCGTTGCACTACCATCCACATCTAAACCTATTGGTTGGTATGATGCAATCGCTCACCTCATCCCCACCATGACCGATTCCCAACTACTGCCCAAACAACAGCAAGCGGTAGGACAGTTTTTGGCGACGGGCGTTCCCACACCACTGCTTATTGAACGAGTCGGAGGGCGCAAAGATGTGAAATACAAGCCTGCACATTTACCCTGCAATACAATACTGCGCTCCCATTTCACAGATCACAAAGGTTGCAACAGAAACAAGTTCGCTAATATTTGGTTACCCGATGGTGAGGTCAAGTCTTTGTCAATCCAGGGGGCAGCGAAGTTACAAGGATTTCCCGATTGGTACGAATTTCCGCGAGAGGCAGCAACGGCGGGGTCAATTATAGGGTATTCCGTGCCTCCCAGTTTCGCAAGTCAATTATTCGCATCAGTACAGAGCAAATTATTAGGAGTGACTGTATGA
- a CDS encoding ASCH domain-containing protein, which produces MKAISVRQPWAWGIIYSTKDIENRGWPINYRGDILIHAAKKCTKKEYESASIFCQSMGVFIPELKSLCRGQVIGIVTIVDCRFSQVASGWGVPGQYHWHLENAREITPIPYIGQLGLFEVPDDLVMEAIA; this is translated from the coding sequence ATGAAAGCGATCTCCGTCCGTCAACCCTGGGCTTGGGGAATTATTTACTCTACCAAGGATATAGAAAATCGCGGCTGGCCCATCAACTACCGAGGCGATATTCTCATTCATGCTGCGAAAAAGTGTACCAAGAAAGAATACGAAAGTGCCTCCATCTTTTGTCAAAGCATGGGTGTGTTTATCCCAGAGTTAAAAAGTCTCTGTCGTGGTCAAGTTATCGGCATTGTCACAATAGTTGACTGTCGGTTCTCACAAGTTGCGTCTGGGTGGGGTGTACCTGGGCAGTACCATTGGCATCTTGAGAATGCGCGAGAAATCACACCGATTCCCTACATTGGGCAGTTGGGTCTTTTTGAAGTACCAGACGATTTGGTCATGGAGGCGATCGCATGA
- a CDS encoding SLOG family protein, with product MTKIIAGTGHRPEKLGGYNEEVFTRLIALCKASLQKMQATEVISGMALGFDQAFATAAIKLQIPLIAAIPFKGQDKKWQPQDKEHYEHILFQTSSIIYVDLLEEYSASSSGYSSEKMYKRNQYMVDHCNEVLALFNGAASGTGNCVKYAESLNKPIFNVWKSWVKYRGF from the coding sequence ATGACTAAAATCATTGCCGGAACAGGCCATCGTCCCGAAAAACTGGGAGGCTATAACGAAGAAGTTTTCACGCGATTAATAGCATTATGCAAAGCCTCTCTCCAGAAAATGCAGGCTACAGAAGTCATTAGCGGTATGGCATTGGGATTTGACCAAGCGTTTGCTACGGCTGCAATTAAGTTACAAATCCCCTTGATTGCAGCAATCCCATTCAAAGGACAGGATAAGAAATGGCAACCACAAGATAAAGAACATTACGAACACATTCTGTTTCAAACGTCATCAATTATCTATGTTGATCTCCTTGAAGAATATTCAGCATCATCATCAGGATATAGCAGTGAGAAGATGTACAAGCGTAATCAGTATATGGTGGATCACTGTAATGAAGTACTAGCACTTTTTAATGGTGCGGCTAGTGGTACTGGTAACTGTGTTAAATATGCTGAAAGTTTGAACAAACCAATATTCAATGTTTGGAAATCATGGGTTAAGTATCGGGGCTTTTGA
- a CDS encoding Rpn family recombination-promoting nuclease/putative transposase: MSYDNTAKYLAELYPAEFAKWLLIPEPQEVTVLKTELSLEPIRADFVTFLQTTNRILHVEFQTLATSNPPIPLRILDYYVRLTRQYRKPVTQVVIFLQETSDLLAFTEEYTDEQTTHRYRVIRLWEQDSTFFLDNPALLPLAPLTRTDSPAALLSQVSQRVARISDRKEKQNIAGCTEIFAGLRFEKDLIHQFLREDIMQESVIYQDILQKGEQREAFRFLNRQLNRRFGEIDSSLIERIRVLSTEQLEVLGEAFLDFVSVDDLTNWLNHQPTNTQS, translated from the coding sequence TTGAGTTACGATAACACTGCCAAGTATTTAGCTGAATTGTATCCTGCCGAGTTTGCCAAATGGTTATTAATCCCAGAGCCGCAAGAAGTTACAGTATTAAAAACTGAACTCTCCCTTGAACCTATTCGCGCAGATTTTGTAACATTTCTCCAAACAACTAATCGGATTTTGCACGTTGAATTTCAGACACTAGCTACATCTAATCCCCCAATTCCTTTACGGATATTAGATTATTATGTGAGATTAACACGACAGTATCGAAAACCAGTAACCCAAGTGGTGATTTTCTTACAAGAAACTAGTGATCTACTTGCATTTACTGAAGAATATACTGATGAACAAACCACTCACCGTTATCGGGTAATTCGTTTGTGGGAGCAGGATTCAACATTCTTTCTCGATAATCCAGCACTGCTGCCTCTTGCACCGTTAACTCGAACTGATTCACCTGCCGCTTTATTATCTCAGGTTTCTCAAAGAGTAGCTAGAATTTCAGATAGAAAGGAAAAACAGAATATTGCTGGCTGTACGGAGATTTTTGCAGGTTTAAGGTTTGAAAAAGATTTGATTCACCAATTTTTACGGGAGGATATTATGCAGGAATCAGTTATCTATCAGGATATTTTGCAGAAAGGAGAACAGCGGGAAGCTTTTCGTTTCTTAAATCGTCAATTAAATCGGCGTTTTGGTGAAATAGATTCCTCACTAATTGAACGAATTAGAGTGTTATCTACTGAGCAGTTAGAGGTATTAGGTGAAGCTTTTTTAGATTTTGTATCGGTTGATGATTTAACCAATTGGTTAAATCATCAACCGACTAACACTCAGTCTTGA
- a CDS encoding helix-turn-helix domain-containing protein, whose amino-acid sequence MGFRNGKPSKQFTAIPNSLIRDYNLTDSTFRLICWVASHDENFDISFTVIEKYLGYKRDKIRSAIKNAEENDYLVRVQENNPNNGKFDWQYYIFTSKEDTKFFRENHLSIGGSSIGGLPVDGSSIDGSSNGGSSIGGLSNVGSSTPHIEKQLEKKQLEEKHNREESPSISSDLIEVEDFSPTETQLQKLLQANPLPQPQEQEYQSPEFSFLPRNPESMTQNEDSAFGSKVLGLFDKSEQTNIISFPASTERSSRDLAKLQKYQQLDEKGITLKKPELVDWACLEIGQYVKTYRQSGCILTGGNDVSHEFAVYVASQNCKQRQEPTIALGFNVINKCEADPRCWQKLVIWVIEWQQARQTRQQVNVAAAVNHQQELERIRQAANTPFEL is encoded by the coding sequence ATGGGCTTTCGTAATGGTAAACCCTCCAAACAGTTTACAGCAATTCCCAACAGTTTAATTCGTGATTATAATCTTACTGATTCAACATTTAGGTTAATTTGTTGGGTCGCTTCTCACGATGAAAACTTTGATATTAGTTTTACAGTAATCGAAAAATATCTGGGGTATAAACGAGACAAAATTCGTAGCGCTATTAAAAATGCTGAAGAAAATGACTATTTAGTTAGAGTCCAAGAAAACAATCCAAATAATGGTAAGTTTGATTGGCAATATTACATTTTCACTAGCAAAGAAGACACAAAGTTTTTTCGAGAAAATCATTTATCCATAGGTGGGTCATCCATAGGTGGGTTACCCGTCGATGGCTCGTCCATCGATGGCTCATCCAACGGTGGGTCATCCATAGGTGGGCTATCCAACGTTGGATCATCCACCCCTCATATAGAAAAACAATTAGAAAAAAAACAATTAGAAGAAAAACACAACAGAGAAGAATCGCCCTCTATCTCAAGCGACTTGATTGAAGTTGAAGATTTTTCTCCTACAGAGACTCAACTTCAAAAACTCCTTCAAGCCAACCCATTACCGCAACCTCAAGAACAGGAATACCAAAGCCCAGAATTTTCTTTTTTACCAAGAAACCCAGAATCTATGACTCAAAACGAAGATTCTGCATTTGGGTCAAAAGTCCTGGGTTTGTTCGATAAATCCGAACAAACGAACATTATTTCATTCCCTGCCTCAACAGAGCGCTCATCTCGTGATCTTGCCAAACTCCAGAAATATCAACAACTTGATGAAAAAGGCATCACCCTCAAAAAGCCAGAGTTAGTTGACTGGGCTTGTTTAGAAATTGGTCAATACGTCAAAACTTACCGTCAAAGCGGCTGCATCCTCACTGGCGGTAACGATGTCTCACACGAATTTGCAGTTTACGTCGCTTCACAGAATTGCAAACAGAGGCAAGAACCAACCATTGCACTCGGCTTTAACGTGATCAACAAATGCGAAGCTGACCCTCGGTGTTGGCAGAAGTTAGTGATTTGGGTGATCGAGTGGCAACAAGCTCGTCAAACCCGACAGCAAGTTAATGTTGCCGCTGCTGTTAATCACCAACAGGAATTAGAGCGTATTCGGCAAGCTGCTAACACTCCTTTTGAACTTTAA
- a CDS encoding alpha-ketoglutarate-dependent dioxygenase AlkB: protein MFGRLLKGSIYETDKFFDEPTAVLPVNYYPNFLSKEEASELYQHCQQLQWKQNQIRMLGKTLLVPLRRETLRERLECIYGDEGCDYLYSKSVLLKPSPWTEPLAKLRDSITATTAYSFRIVIGNQYRSGQDSIGWHNDSEASMGLNPAIASISLGSARKFQIKPIGGKPTDFWLEHGSLLVMLPGCQSTHLHQVPKTTKFVTTRFNLTFRPHVGGKG from the coding sequence TTGTTCGGACGATTGCTCAAGGGAAGTATTTATGAAACAGATAAATTTTTTGATGAACCGACGGCAGTTTTACCAGTCAATTACTATCCAAATTTTCTTTCTAAGGAAGAAGCCTCAGAACTTTACCAACATTGTCAACAACTGCAATGGAAACAAAACCAAATACGTATGCTTGGTAAAACGTTGCTTGTACCTCTCCGAAGGGAGACGCTACGCGAACGCCTAGAGTGCATTTATGGTGATGAAGGCTGTGATTACCTCTACTCCAAGAGCGTCTTACTCAAACCATCGCCTTGGACAGAACCTTTAGCTAAGTTACGTGACTCTATCACCGCGACCACTGCCTACAGCTTCCGAATTGTGATTGGCAATCAGTACAGAAGCGGCCAAGACAGTATCGGGTGGCACAACGATAGTGAAGCTTCGATGGGGCTAAATCCGGCGATTGCATCCATCAGTTTAGGTTCAGCGAGGAAATTCCAAATCAAGCCCATCGGGGGCAAGCCTACTGACTTTTGGCTGGAGCATGGGAGTCTGCTGGTGATGCTTCCAGGCTGTCAGAGTACCCATCTGCATCAAGTACCCAAAACCACTAAGTTTGTGACTACACGGTTCAATCTCACATTTCGACCGCACGTTGGGGGTAAAGGATGA
- a CDS encoding DnaJ domain-containing protein, protein MKLTITQALQILKLRSPFAMADLKKAYRTAALNTHPDCGGSNAKFIRVDAAYDLLKSCASDFHKLDDDYWVNYWESRLEDLRKKFIKDWRNAFETAKSQNQGMWFSTCIERFARAYMRPRTEWFEGVLFPKSTPHVRDKYRQLLLEIAPNQRLREEWALKYYRLEFGFNTPYVFYLPPAKIHQTQEAV, encoded by the coding sequence ATGAAACTAACAATAACCCAAGCCCTACAAATCCTCAAACTGCGATCGCCCTTTGCAATGGCTGACCTAAAGAAAGCCTACCGAACCGCAGCCCTTAATACACATCCTGATTGTGGGGGCAGTAATGCCAAATTTATCAGAGTAGATGCTGCTTATGATTTGTTGAAATCTTGTGCATCTGATTTCCACAAATTAGATGATGACTATTGGGTTAATTATTGGGAATCTCGATTAGAAGATTTACGTAAAAAGTTTATAAAAGACTGGCGCAATGCTTTTGAAACTGCCAAGTCACAGAATCAGGGGATGTGGTTCTCAACCTGCATAGAACGATTCGCCCGTGCTTATATGCGACCTCGTACTGAATGGTTTGAAGGGGTATTGTTCCCAAAATCAACTCCTCATGTTCGAGATAAATATCGCCAATTACTGTTAGAGATTGCACCAAATCAAAGGCTAAGAGAAGAGTGGGCGTTGAAATACTATCGCTTGGAGTTTGGGTTTAATACCCCTTATGTGTTTTATCTACCACCAGCAAAAATACACCAGACACAGGAGGCAGTATGA
- a CDS encoding plasmid partition protein ParG: MHISIADDLKKRFHAACALRGLKMSQVITELVEQWLKTNETSQLLRERRD; the protein is encoded by the coding sequence ATGCATATCAGTATTGCAGACGACTTGAAAAAACGTTTTCATGCAGCTTGCGCTTTACGTGGGCTGAAGATGAGCCAAGTGATAACTGAGTTAGTTGAGCAATGGTTGAAAACCAACGAAACCTCTCAATTACTAAGAGAAAGAAGGGACTAA
- a CDS encoding patatin-like phospholipase family protein — MGFQRAVLSIDGGGIKGIVPAMILAKIEEETQKPICQLFDLIAGTSTGGILTLGLTKPSEKDRTKPKFTAKQLVDLYVKQGKIIFQGREPEKSNFDNNIINIVKELGNLYIEQGKGIFQGRELEKSNFDNAKENLLKAILNKFLPQIEAEDLFSSKHSRKGKKKVINDYLKDTYMKEALAEILITSYSTNFRKPIFFTSNSQKEEEYKTSKLYRVICEGYTMENAALATSAAPTYFKPYWVDAINHPDKGYTLVDGGVFANNPTSIAIIEAMNSYKAKKGKNIPLDELLVVSLGTGRKARGLDIDEIANWGQIKWIEPLIDITLNGQSEVVDYQMEQLLSAKLQRSIQEQQYYRFQPQYSEIKNSKHYSMGENDLIYVNDKMDDASTDNIDNLVEASQRFINKEIYNLKRLSNELSKIVRSDL; from the coding sequence ATGGGCTTTCAACGTGCAGTATTGTCAATTGATGGTGGTGGTATTAAAGGTATCGTTCCAGCCATGATTTTAGCTAAAATTGAGGAAGAAACACAAAAACCAATATGCCAGCTTTTCGATTTAATTGCAGGAACATCAACAGGCGGTATATTAACGTTAGGACTTACAAAACCAAGTGAAAAAGATCGTACTAAACCTAAATTTACAGCTAAACAATTAGTAGATTTATATGTAAAACAAGGAAAAATTATTTTTCAAGGGAGAGAACCAGAAAAATCAAATTTTGATAATAACATAATAAATATTGTAAAAGAGTTAGGAAATTTATACATAGAACAAGGAAAAGGAATTTTTCAAGGGAGAGAACTGGAAAAATCAAATTTTGATAACGCTAAAGAAAATCTTTTAAAAGCTATACTGAATAAATTTCTTCCACAGATAGAAGCAGAAGATTTATTTAGTAGCAAACATTCTCGCAAAGGGAAGAAAAAAGTAATTAATGATTACTTAAAAGATACATATATGAAAGAAGCACTTGCTGAAATTTTAATCACTAGTTATTCTACTAATTTTAGAAAACCGATTTTTTTCACAAGTAATTCCCAAAAGGAAGAAGAATATAAAACATCTAAATTATACCGAGTAATATGTGAAGGATACACGATGGAAAATGCAGCATTAGCAACTTCGGCTGCACCTACATACTTTAAACCCTATTGGGTTGATGCTATCAACCATCCAGATAAAGGGTATACGTTAGTTGATGGTGGGGTATTTGCTAATAATCCAACTTCTATTGCAATTATAGAAGCAATGAATTCTTACAAAGCCAAGAAAGGAAAAAATATTCCTTTAGATGAGTTGTTGGTAGTATCATTAGGTACAGGAAGAAAAGCCCGTGGATTAGATATCGACGAGATAGCTAACTGGGGACAAATTAAATGGATAGAACCATTGATTGATATAACTTTGAATGGTCAAAGTGAAGTAGTAGACTATCAAATGGAACAATTACTATCAGCTAAATTGCAACGAAGTATTCAGGAGCAACAGTATTATCGATTTCAACCACAATACTCAGAAATAAAAAACTCAAAACACTATAGTATGGGGGAAAATGATTTAATTTATGTAAATGACAAAATGGATGATGCTAGTACTGACAATATTGATAATTTAGTAGAAGCGTCGCAGAGATTTATCAATAAAGAAATATATAATTTAAAAAGATTAAGTAATGAGTTGTCTAAAATCGTAAGATCTGATTTGTAA
- a CDS encoding serine/threonine-protein kinase produces the protein MNEFIKEKLKKRGYFIKKELGKGGFGITYLAINTNSPNNLVVIKAIKDELLQHIQSDNINRQKLFQAIDSFKKEADTLFKIQHPNIVKIYQTFLEELKLPNGGSFNTQNSNVAPLELLFLVMEYIEGKNLKELVSSRDSFLPEAEALGYVKQIGEALTVVHNQRVLHRDIKPENIMVRTNNKEAVLIDFGIARDFIPEITQSQTAIFTEKYAPPEQFHRRDRRGHFTDIYSLAATLYYLLTKKDPISSRERDRKSRPDELIEPKKINPDISDGVNRAILWGMELESSKRPQKVEDWLVQFLPHYDLLLSECNMNYTQLRDLLAAKKWKEADEETLAVMLKATGREKKGRLSSKSIKKFPCTDLCTINQLWVKYSNQNFGFSVQKPIWQSVGHDYKKFGEDVGWKRLDLNKLTFNRSRINASGHFPAQFALQHLWLPPVTWGFLGWIILAFTIVLTWGWSLVFFMAFFGFYYVVEQARLNRLSSLFEKMEECEKF, from the coding sequence ATGAATGAGTTTATAAAAGAAAAATTAAAAAAGCGTGGCTATTTTATTAAAAAAGAACTAGGTAAAGGTGGCTTCGGCATTACCTATCTTGCTATTAATACAAATAGTCCAAATAATTTAGTTGTTATTAAGGCTATAAAAGATGAATTACTGCAACACATACAATCTGATAATATTAATCGACAAAAACTATTTCAAGCAATAGATTCATTTAAAAAGGAAGCTGATACTTTATTTAAGATTCAACATCCTAATATTGTCAAGATTTATCAAACTTTTTTAGAAGAGTTAAAACTACCAAATGGCGGATCTTTCAACACTCAGAATAGCAATGTAGCTCCATTAGAATTACTATTCCTTGTAATGGAATATATTGAGGGAAAAAACTTAAAAGAGCTTGTAAGTAGTAGAGATTCTTTCCTACCAGAAGCAGAAGCATTAGGTTATGTTAAGCAAATTGGTGAAGCTTTAACAGTTGTTCATAATCAACGGGTGTTGCATCGTGACATTAAGCCAGAAAATATTATGGTGCGTACAAATAATAAAGAGGCGGTACTGATTGATTTTGGAATAGCGCGAGATTTTATCCCTGAAATTACCCAATCGCAAACCGCGATATTTACAGAGAAATATGCTCCACCTGAGCAGTTTCACAGAAGGGATAGACGAGGGCATTTTACCGATATTTATAGTCTAGCTGCAACATTATACTATCTGCTAACTAAAAAAGATCCAATTAGCTCAAGAGAAAGAGACAGAAAATCGCGTCCAGACGAACTGATTGAACCTAAAAAGATTAATCCTGATATCAGTGATGGGGTGAACAGAGCAATTCTTTGGGGGATGGAACTAGAGTCTAGTAAACGACCTCAGAAAGTTGAAGATTGGCTGGTACAATTTTTACCTCATTATGACCTACTATTGAGCGAGTGCAACATGAACTACACTCAGCTACGCGATCTGCTTGCAGCCAAAAAATGGAAAGAAGCAGATGAGGAAACTTTAGCTGTCATGCTTAAAGCAACTGGTAGAGAAAAAAAAGGCCGGCTAAGTTCTAAATCTATTAAAAAATTTCCCTGTACTGATTTATGCACTATTAACCAACTTTGGGTAAAATACAGTAATCAGAATTTTGGCTTTAGTGTGCAAAAGCCTATCTGGCAAAGCGTTGGTCATGACTATAAAAAGTTTGGCGAGGATGTCGGATGGAAAAGATTAGATTTAAACAAGCTAACTTTTAACAGAAGTAGAATAAATGCCAGTGGGCATTTCCCTGCTCAGTTTGCTCTCCAGCATCTATGGCTTCCACCTGTGACTTGGGGCTTTCTTGGATGGATTATACTGGCTTTTACTATAGTACTTACCTGGGGTTGGAGTTTGGTTTTTTTTATGGCTTTTTTTGGATTCTATTACGTAGTTGAGCAAGCTAGGTTGAACAGACTCTCTTCTCTTTTCGAGAAAATGGAAGAATGCGAGAAATTTTAA